CAAGTGCACTTCCCCAGTCCATCTGCATGTTTTTCCAATCCTGATAATAGTATGCTCTCATGTAATCTCCTAGGCCTAGAGGATCTACTTTGTGCTGCTGGAGTTTTTTTATGACCTTCTCTGTTTCTTTTTTTACTGCCTTTTCAAGAAACTTTTCGATTGATTTCATGGTGTTCTGCGCAGGAAATAAATTTACGCTTTCATTCAGGTTCGCATCCATTTTTAGCTTGATGTTATAGTAGAATTGATCATCCTTTTTTACTAGCTTCACCTTACGAGTCACACGTTCAAAGGTAGCGCTTATGATTTTGCTGTCAACTTTATTTTTTGTTTCCTTCAGAGGTAACGACAGGGAGAACAAGCCTTTATGAAAGCGTTGAAGCATATGCATAATCGTAGTCTCCTGAAGAGAAAGCGTCGTTACAGCCTTTCCCTGCCCATTTAATAAAGCGGTTCCTTTTATCTCCAATTGATTTTTTTCTTTCTTGACAACTCCAATATAAGGTGTAATCGTCTTCTCCATTACCGTCCATTGAAAATCGAGTAACGTAGAACGCGAAATCAGGTTCCGCACTGCTGTCGAATCAATTAACTGACCAAGATATATGGGCAGGCGGGGCCTGTTTTTCGCTTCGAACATAATCACATCCTTCACCGGCCCATCCACCATTAAAACATTCGCATTACTAGCACTAGTCACATCCCGATACAAAACATCTAATAAGGGAAACACATCATGTGACTCCAATAATTCCCGTCCAATCAATACCTGCTGGAGTTTGGCAGTAGTTAAAAGTCCGATAGAGCTAGCATCAAAAAAATTACGTGCGTTACGAATACTATCTGCTTTAACTTCATGTGTTTCTACTTTTTTAGGTGCATCTTCATTAAAAATAGGACTTACTGAATAGTAATACAGATTTTTCCCTTTTTTATCCAAACCAAGTGTTAAATTAAACGTTGCATTCTCAATATTGATCCGTTGC
The nucleotide sequence above comes from Brevibacillus laterosporus LMG 15441. Encoded proteins:
- a CDS encoding Ger(x)C family spore germination protein, with amino-acid sequence MINKYYVHMFLWIVLLSLLLSGCSQRINIENATFNLTLGLDKKGKNLYYYSVSPIFNEDAPKKVETHEVKADSIRNARNFFDASSIGLLTTAKLQQVLIGRELLESHDVFPLLDVLYRDVTSASNANVLMVDGPVKDVIMFEAKNRPRLPIYLGQLIDSTAVRNLISRSTLLDFQWTVMEKTITPYIGVVKKEKNQLEIKGTALLNGQGKAVTTLSLQETTIMHMLQRFHKGLFSLSLPLKETKNKVDSKIISATFERVTRKVKLVKKDDQFYYNIKLKMDANLNESVNLFPAQNTMKSIEKFLEKAVKKETEKVIKKLQQHKVDPLGLGDYMRAYYYQDWKNMQMDWGSALAKITIMIEPEIRVMFNGLVQE